In Enterobacteriaceae endosymbiont of Plateumaris rustica, the genomic window TGATTTACTTAATAATGATAATTATATAATAAAAACTTTTTTAATTCAAAAAAATAAACGTAAATTAATTAATCGAAAAATTTTTAATAAAGAGTATTTAAAAAAATTACTCATTAAAATAAGTACTATTCCTAAAAATTTTAATGCTCATCCCAGAGTAATAAAAATTTTTGCAGATAGAGTAAATATAAAAAAAATTGATTGGGGAACTGCAGAAACTTTAGCATATGCTTATATTTTAAATCATGGAATTACATGTCGTCTAACAGGACAAGATGTAAAAAGAGGTACTTTTTCACATAGACATGCTGTTATATATGATCAGTTAAATGGAAATTCTTATTCTCCTTTAAAAAATATTAAATCAGGACAAGGAGTATTTTATATTTATAATTCTGTTTTATCAGAAGAAGCTGTTTTAGGATTTGAATATGGTTATTCTATTACACATTCAAATATATTAGTAATTTGGGAAAGTCAATTTGGAGATTTTGCTAATGGTGCTCAGATTATTATAGATCAATTTATAAGTTCAGGAGAGAAAAAATGGAATTATAAATCTAATTTAATTCTTATGTTACCTCATGGTTATGATGGTCAAGGTCCTGAACATTCTTCTGCTAGAATAGAAAGATATTTACAATTAAGTGCAGAAAATAATATAAAAATTTGTATACCATCAAATTCATCACAAATATATAATTTATTATGTGAACATGCATTTGATATAAATAAAAAACCACTTATTATTATTTCTCCAAAATCTCTTTTAAGACATAATTTAGCTAAATCAAATTTAGATGATTTAATAAATACAAAATTTTTTTCTGTTATAGATGAAAATAAAAGTAACATTGATATGTTTTATATTAAACGTGTTATTTTTTGTTCAGGAAAAATATATTATGATTTATTAAATTATAAAAATAATATAAAAAAAAATAATATAATTCTTATTAGAATTGAACAATTATATCCATTTCCATTAAAAAATTTAAATAAAATTTATAAAAAATATAAAATAATAAATAATTTTTTTTGGTGTCAGGAGGAACCTAAAAATCAAGGAGCTTGGAATTACATTCAGTATAATTTTCAAAAAAATTTTTTTTGTAAAATTAATTATATAGGAAGAAATAAATCTTCTTCTTCAGCTACAGGTCATTTATCTATTCATAAAGAAGAACAACAAAAAATATTATACTCAGCATTTAATATTAATAAAATTTTATAACAAATAAAATTTTAAAAAATCAGGATAAATATATGAATATTATTAATATTATTGTTCCAGAATTACCGGAATCAGTTAATAACGCTGTTATAGTTCAGTGGCATAAAAAAACAGGAGATAAAATATATCTTGATGATATTCTTGTAGAATTAGAAACTGATAAAGTTATATTAGAAGTCCCTGCTACTCATAATGGTATTTTAAATAGTATTTTAGTTAATGCAGGTGATGTAGTACAATCTCAACAAATTATAGGTACAATAAATTTAATAGAAAATTTAAAAAAAGATACTATACTAAATATATCAAATAATAAAAAAATTTTTTTAAAAGAACAAATTAATCATATTAATGAAAAAAATTTTACAAATAAAACTATTGATGATTTTAGTCCATCCATTCGTAAAAAGATTAAACAAAATAATATTACTATCGATCAAATAAATAATTTTAATAATTTAAATATAAATAAATTAAAAAAATTTCAAACAAAAGAAAAAAATAGATTATTAAAAAATAATTTTAGACGTGTTAAAATGACACAAATCAGGAAACATATTGCTAAAAGATTAATGGAGTCAAAAAATAATTCTGTAATGTTAACAACTTTTAATGAAGTTAATATGCAAGAAATTATTAATTTAAAAAATAAATATGGTAAAATTTTTCAAAAAAAATATGAAATTAAATTAGGTTTAACATCTTTTCATGTAAAAGCTGTTTCTCAAGCACTTAAATCTTTTCCCAAACTTAATGCATTTATAGATGGAGAAGATATTATTTATAATGACATATATCATATTAATATTGCATTATCAACAGAAAGAGGTTTGTTAACTCCAATTATAAAAAACACAAATAATTTATCTTTAGTTGAAATTGAAAAAAAAATAAAAAAATTAATTATTAAAGCAAATACAAATAAATTATCTGTTGATGATTTATCTAGTGGTAATTTTACCATTACTAATGGAGGAGTTTTTGGATCTCTTATATCTACACCTATTATTAATCCACCACAAAGTGCTATATTAGGTATACATGCTATTAATAATAGACCATTTGTATTAAATAATAAAATTAGTATTGTTCCTATAATGTATTTAGCATTATCATATGATCATCGTTTAATAGATGGAAAAGATTCAATAAAATTTTTATTTTTGATAAAACAATTATTAGAAGATCCATTTCGTTTATTATTAAATATTTAAATTAATTATATTTATTTATAATTAAAAAAATTAATATTCTTATTTAATATAATATTAAAATTGAAAATATCTAATTACGTAAAACAAAAATTAATTATAATCTTTTTATAAAAATATAATTTTATATTTAATTTAAATTAATATATAGTTAATATTATATTATTTATTAAATAAATAATTTATTAAATATATAAAATATTATTAGTTAAGGATTAATAATGTTAAATGTTATTGAATTATCAAGATTACAATTTGCATTAACAGCAATGTATCATTTTATATTTGTTCCTTTAACATTAGGCATGTCTTTTTTATTAGCTATAATGGAAACATTATATATTTTATCTGGTAATATAATATATAGAGACATGACGCAATTTTGGGGAAAATTATTCGGTATAAATTTTGTTTTAGGAGTAGCTACTGGATTAACAATGGAATTTCAATTTGGAACAAATTGGTCATATTATTCACATTATGTAGGAGATATTTTTGGAGCACCATTAGCAATTGAAGGATTAAT contains:
- the odhB gene encoding 2-oxoglutarate dehydrogenase complex dihydrolipoyllysine-residue succinyltransferase, which encodes MNIINIIVPELPESVNNAVIVQWHKKTGDKIYLDDILVELETDKVILEVPATHNGILNSILVNAGDVVQSQQIIGTINLIENLKKDTILNISNNKKIFLKEQINHINEKNFTNKTIDDFSPSIRKKIKQNNITIDQINNFNNLNINKLKKFQTKEKNRLLKNNFRRVKMTQIRKHIAKRLMESKNNSVMLTTFNEVNMQEIINLKNKYGKIFQKKYEIKLGLTSFHVKAVSQALKSFPKLNAFIDGEDIIYNDIYHINIALSTERGLLTPIIKNTNNLSLVEIEKKIKKLIIKANTNKLSVDDLSSGNFTITNGGVFGSLISTPIINPPQSAILGIHAINNRPFVLNNKISIVPIMYLALSYDHRLIDGKDSIKFLFLIKQLLEDPFRLLLNI